From a region of the Burkholderia sp. HI2500 genome:
- a CDS encoding LPD7 domain-containing protein, producing DERALAELRRTGNPSRADEKPVNTIRPGMPGVHEDNAILFHGPELSLSVDEGGSVSYRRDGKALIVDRGDAVDVLQVDRAAIETGLRLAQMKFGRTLELDGSDEFQQAAIEVAAAAGLSVQFSNENLNRALAEARSSRVARQLADVSVSLGMRDDATRPAPAANTAPEVGPDGPPKPRGPRV from the coding sequence GACGAGCGTGCGCTCGCCGAGCTGCGCCGCACGGGCAATCCGAGCCGTGCGGACGAAAAGCCGGTCAATACGATTCGGCCGGGCATGCCAGGCGTGCACGAGGACAACGCGATCCTGTTTCATGGGCCGGAGCTGTCGTTATCGGTCGATGAAGGCGGTAGCGTCAGCTATCGACGCGATGGCAAGGCGCTGATCGTGGATCGCGGTGACGCGGTCGACGTGCTGCAGGTCGATCGCGCGGCGATCGAGACAGGTCTGCGGCTCGCGCAGATGAAGTTCGGCCGCACGCTCGAGCTGGACGGCAGTGACGAATTTCAGCAGGCGGCGATCGAGGTGGCCGCCGCGGCCGGGTTGTCGGTGCAGTTCAGCAACGAGAATCTGAACCGTGCGTTGGCGGAGGCACGATCGTCGCGCGTCGCTCGACAACTGGCCGACGTGAGTGTGTCGCTTGGCATGCGTGACGACGCGACGCGTCCGGCACCGGCAGCGAACACAGCACCAGAGGTTGGTCCAGACGGCCCTCCGAAGCCGAGAGGCCCACGGGTATGA